ACATAGCGTGTACCTTCGACCTCTTTTACTGGAACGAGTAAATCCACAGGTTTTTTGTTCAGATAAGCGACAACTTCTCCGCTCTCCATCCGAAGCACCTTATCCTTCGTCGTGACGATAACGGAACGTGTAGGTTCATCCCAAAAAATCGCTGGATCAATGTTTTCTTTAATGAAATCAAAGGGCAACAATATTTGCTCTGATTCCAATATATACGTAGACTCTTTCTGCGATCCTTCGTATACAATCACATTTTTATCACCATCATACGGCTGCACATGCTCGGTTGAGGCACGGAGTACAAAAAACCAGTAAATGCTGCCAAAGATAGCCAACAAGAAAAAGCTTAACAAAAACAGCCTGCCAAAGGCCCTTCTTCTTCTTCGTCTTGGTCGCAGAGCTCTACCAGACTCCCTGCTCATAATCTCCACCTGCTTCCCGGTACATAAGCCTGTCTTCTGACTTGGGCTGTATGATTTGACTCATTATTTCGATCATAGCGTTGGTTCAATACATTCACAACCTTTTGTATTCTGGTAATTCACGGACAAGCTTCTACCAAAAAGAAGACGTATGAGAAGCCAAAAGGTTACAGATATCGACAGAAAGGGTTATGTCCTCCATAAGCAAACACCCCCTGCATCACCGGGATTATCCGATTCAAGCAGGAGGTGCTCATCCATCAAATACATTTTTAGTGGGGATTCTTTTGACAGGAATCACAAACGCCATAAACTTCCATACGATGTCCGGTTACTTTGAAGCCAATGTCCTTGGAAGCAGCTACTTCTGCATCCCGCAAATACGGAAAGTGGAAGTCACTGATTGCCCCACAGGTGGTACAGATCGCGTGATAATGATCTTCTTCCACATTGGCATCGAATCGGCTGGACGCATCCCCGTAAGTGAGCTCTGTAACCAATCCAGCATCTTTAAAGACTCGTAGATTGTTATAAATCGTTGCAACGCTCATATTCGGGAATTTGCCTTCAAGGGCTTTATATATTTCGTCAGCCGTCGGGTGAGTCATCGTTTCCAGCAAATAGGTCAAAATTGCATGGCGCTGTGGTGTCATACGAACCCCGGTATTCTTCAGGATTTCAACAGCTTTCTCCACACGTTGTACCATCTTGTTACACCCCACAGTCTTTCGCAAGACAAAAGAACAAGCTTCTCTAATGTCATTGATTAGAATTACTATAAATAAGTGTACGTCTAGTCGGCGAAAACTGTCAATATCCATTCATTCGATTTGAACAGAAAGAAGTGGAAAATCAAGTTTTTCACTTTGCTTTTGCAGGCTTTTTGGTTGCAGTTTTTTTGGCTTTTTTGGCTTCCGCCTGTGCAAACTTACACATGGATTGAAGTGTACAGCTACCGCACTGTGGATTGCGCGACGAACATACACGTCTGCCGTGCCAAATTAGCCAATGATGCGCATCCGTCCACTTCTCTTTTGGAATGCGCTTCATGAGCTGACGCTCCACTTCGTCCACATTGTCGCTATTCGCAAGGCCTAACCGATTGCCTACGCGGAATACATGTGTATCCACTGCGATCGCAGGAATCCCGAATGCATTGGACAAAACGACATTTGCAGTCTTTCTCCCTACCCCTGGCAATGCTTCGAGCTCGGCATGCGTTTGTGGAACTTCGCTATTGTATTTTTCGTACAAGATTCTACAGGTCTCTAGAATGTTTTTACTCTTATTCTTATACAACCCGAGCCCTTTTATATGCTCTTCCATTTCTTCCTGTGTCAAATGAAGGTAATGCTCCGGCTGGTTTAGGTGCTGGAACATGGGTGCGGTAATCTCATTCACCCGTTTATCTGTACATTGGGCCGAAAGAATGGTCGCAATAAGAAGTTCAAACGGGGTTGTATAATTCAATTCACAGTGCGCATCCGGATAAAGCTGCTGCAAATTATCCAAAATGTCGGCCACAGGTACTTTGCGTTGTGCCATAAATATATCCCCCTTTTCCCTACATTATACCGTCTTGGT
The window above is part of the Brevibacillus antibioticus genome. Proteins encoded here:
- the perR gene encoding peroxide-responsive transcriptional repressor PerR — translated: MVQRVEKAVEILKNTGVRMTPQRHAILTYLLETMTHPTADEIYKALEGKFPNMSVATIYNNLRVFKDAGLVTELTYGDASSRFDANVEEDHYHAICTTCGAISDFHFPYLRDAEVAASKDIGFKVTGHRMEVYGVCDSCQKNPH
- the nth gene encoding endonuclease III, producing MAQRKVPVADILDNLQQLYPDAHCELNYTTPFELLIATILSAQCTDKRVNEITAPMFQHLNQPEHYLHLTQEEMEEHIKGLGLYKNKSKNILETCRILYEKYNSEVPQTHAELEALPGVGRKTANVVLSNAFGIPAIAVDTHVFRVGNRLGLANSDNVDEVERQLMKRIPKEKWTDAHHWLIWHGRRVCSSRNPQCGSCTLQSMCKFAQAEAKKAKKTATKKPAKAK